A genomic stretch from Haloarchaeobius amylolyticus includes:
- a CDS encoding PadR family transcriptional regulator gives MRTDLTGFQHNLLVVLTKMDEPSGRELKKEIEESLDCTLPHGRLYRNLDTLVEKGLVEKGCIDGRTNFYEISEDGKEAIRERYQWEREHIAPELTS, from the coding sequence ATGAGGACAGATCTGACCGGATTCCAGCACAACCTGCTCGTCGTGCTCACGAAGATGGACGAGCCCAGCGGTCGAGAACTGAAGAAAGAGATCGAGGAGTCGCTCGACTGTACCCTCCCACACGGCCGTCTCTACCGGAATCTCGATACACTCGTCGAGAAAGGCCTGGTCGAGAAGGGCTGCATCGACGGTCGAACGAACTTCTACGAGATATCCGAGGACGGGAAGGAGGCCATCAGGGAGCGCTACCAGTGGGAGCGAGAACACATCGCGCCCGAGCTCACCTCGTGA
- the glmU gene encoding bifunctional sugar-1-phosphate nucleotidylyltransferase/acetyltransferase, whose translation MQAVILAAGEGTRIRPLSDNVPKPMVPTADGPLVERTVAAAVTAGADELLMVVGYEGEAVREYFGDEYEGTPIRYAVQEEQRGTAHAVAAAAEYIDGPFAVLNGDNCFDTESVVELFERRPSVLAYRAEEPSNYGVLHTEDGIVTGVTEKPDDPPGNLVNAGAYVFPEAARDWLEVEESERGEHEITDVLDRVVAEFSVTPVEVDRWLDVGRPWELLAANETYLAELDARVEGEVSDDAHLEGTVVVEEGATVKPGVVIEGPVLVRSGATVGPNAYVRGATLIDEDAKVGNAVEVKNSVVGKRSSVAHLAYVGDSILGRDVNFGAGTTVANLRHDGEPVRHTVKGERVSTGRRKFGVVVGDGAKTAIDTSLNAGVTLSTGATTSPGETVTRDR comes from the coding sequence ATGCAAGCAGTCATCCTCGCAGCTGGCGAAGGAACGCGGATTCGCCCCCTCTCCGACAACGTCCCCAAACCGATGGTGCCGACCGCCGACGGCCCGCTCGTCGAGCGGACCGTCGCGGCGGCGGTCACGGCTGGCGCCGACGAACTCCTCATGGTCGTGGGGTACGAGGGCGAGGCGGTCCGCGAGTACTTCGGCGACGAGTACGAGGGGACCCCGATCCGCTACGCGGTACAGGAGGAACAGCGCGGCACGGCCCACGCGGTGGCGGCCGCCGCAGAGTACATCGACGGCCCGTTCGCGGTGCTGAACGGCGACAACTGCTTCGACACGGAGAGCGTCGTCGAGCTGTTCGAGCGCCGCCCCAGCGTGCTCGCGTACCGGGCCGAGGAGCCGTCGAACTACGGCGTACTCCACACCGAGGACGGCATCGTGACGGGCGTGACCGAGAAACCCGACGACCCACCGGGCAACCTGGTCAACGCGGGTGCGTACGTCTTCCCGGAGGCGGCCCGCGACTGGCTCGAGGTCGAGGAGAGCGAGCGCGGCGAACACGAGATCACCGACGTGCTCGACCGCGTCGTCGCCGAGTTCTCGGTCACGCCGGTCGAGGTCGACCGCTGGCTCGACGTGGGCCGCCCGTGGGAACTCCTCGCCGCCAACGAGACCTACCTCGCCGAACTCGACGCCCGCGTCGAGGGCGAGGTCAGCGACGACGCCCACCTCGAGGGGACCGTCGTCGTCGAGGAGGGCGCGACGGTCAAGCCCGGCGTCGTCATCGAGGGCCCGGTCCTCGTCCGGTCCGGCGCGACCGTCGGGCCGAACGCGTACGTGCGGGGGGCGACCCTCATCGACGAGGACGCGAAGGTCGGCAACGCCGTCGAGGTGAAGAACAGCGTCGTCGGCAAGCGCTCCAGCGTCGCCCACCTCGCCTACGTCGGTGACTCCATCCTCGGCCGTGACGTGAACTTCGGCGCGGGCACGACCGTCGCCAACCTGCGCCACGACGGCGAGCCGGTGCGCCACACCGTCAAGGGCGAGCGCGTCTCGACCGGCCGCCGGAAGTTCGGGGTCGTCGTCGGTGACGGCGCGAAGACCGCCATCGACACGAGCCTGAACGCCGGCGTGACCCTCTCGACCGGGGCGACGACCAGCCCCGGCGAGACCGTGACGCGTGACCGGTAA
- the glmM gene encoding phosphoglucosamine mutase, with the protein MFGTSGIRGEFGTTVTCDLGLSVGRAVASAGYDRVVVGRDARESGEPLQQAVVAGLREAGASVVDVGLAATPTVARAIARNDAAAGAVVTASHNPPQDNGIKLWNPSGQAFDAAQREEIARRVREEDVDLTGWDGVGGQEQDDGATAAHEAALRAAVDLDDTDLSVVVDVGNGVGGLTASVLHDLGCDVQTLNGQPDGRFPGRPSEPTAEHCESLQRLVAETADLGIAHDGDADRMMAVTEDGEFVAGDVLMALFAREAAGEGDRVAAPLNTSLAVDDVLERQGASVEHTKVGDVFVAEAATDPDVVFGGEPSGAWIWPAETLCPDGPLAACKLVELVAGADSLGALADSVETYPIRRDSVETKAKGAVMREVETALREEYESVNDLDGIRVDTEAGWFLVRPSGTQPLVRITAEARGDARADELFEHAHRLVTSATSAKSRSD; encoded by the coding sequence ATGTTCGGTACCAGCGGGATCCGCGGCGAGTTCGGTACGACTGTCACCTGCGACCTCGGGCTCTCGGTCGGGCGCGCCGTCGCCTCGGCGGGCTACGACCGGGTGGTCGTCGGGCGCGACGCCCGCGAGAGTGGCGAACCGCTCCAGCAGGCGGTCGTCGCGGGCCTGCGCGAGGCCGGGGCGAGCGTGGTCGACGTGGGGCTGGCGGCGACACCGACGGTCGCGCGCGCCATCGCGCGCAACGACGCGGCCGCGGGCGCGGTCGTCACCGCGTCGCACAACCCGCCGCAGGACAACGGTATCAAGCTCTGGAACCCGTCCGGGCAGGCGTTCGACGCGGCCCAGCGCGAGGAGATCGCCCGGCGCGTCCGCGAGGAGGACGTGGACCTGACCGGCTGGGACGGCGTCGGCGGCCAGGAACAGGACGACGGCGCCACCGCGGCCCACGAGGCGGCGCTGCGCGCGGCGGTCGACCTCGACGACACCGACCTCTCGGTCGTCGTGGACGTGGGCAACGGGGTCGGCGGGCTCACCGCCTCGGTCCTCCACGACCTCGGCTGCGACGTCCAGACGCTCAACGGTCAGCCCGACGGGCGCTTCCCCGGCCGGCCGAGCGAACCGACCGCCGAGCACTGCGAGAGCCTGCAACGACTCGTCGCGGAGACGGCCGACCTGGGCATCGCCCACGACGGCGACGCCGACCGGATGATGGCGGTCACCGAGGACGGCGAGTTCGTCGCCGGCGACGTGCTCATGGCACTGTTCGCGCGCGAGGCCGCGGGCGAGGGCGACCGGGTCGCGGCCCCGCTCAACACCAGCCTCGCGGTCGACGACGTGCTGGAGCGCCAGGGCGCGTCGGTCGAGCACACGAAGGTCGGCGACGTGTTCGTGGCCGAGGCGGCGACCGACCCGGACGTGGTCTTCGGCGGCGAGCCCAGCGGCGCGTGGATCTGGCCCGCGGAGACCCTCTGTCCCGACGGCCCCCTCGCGGCGTGCAAACTCGTCGAACTCGTCGCGGGGGCGGACTCGCTCGGTGCGCTGGCCGACTCCGTCGAGACCTACCCCATCCGCCGGGACAGCGTCGAGACGAAGGCCAAGGGCGCGGTCATGCGCGAGGTCGAGACCGCCCTCCGCGAGGAGTACGAGTCGGTGAACGACCTCGACGGCATCCGCGTCGACACCGAGGCTGGCTGGTTCCTGGTGCGTCCCAGCGGGACCCAGCCGCTCGTCCGTATCACGGCCGAGGCCCGCGGCGACGCGCGCGCAGACGAACTCTTCGAGCACGCCCACCGGCTGGTCACCAGTGCGACGAGCGCGAAGTCCCGCAGCGACTGA
- a CDS encoding lipopolysaccharide biosynthesis protein gives MNRNIVTAFLSTVGSRLVGLIVTAAVTPLLIHFLGVTIYGRYATIMSVFALLTIFMSSGTNTGVKKYIAEERSMNCWKDHVFGYYFRLATLLAVLAAIGFAVAAYTGVVAMVWGAEFEPYFYLLGAMALAVQYREYIRRTLMGLKLEHVSEPLNVLYRIVFGVVGVSLAALEFGVPGLIVAQIVASLVAVGVGLAVVRGRLSFDAIVTTTPDRFPSSDLFNFNHLTIAYVFLLTSLYHIDVLMLEAFKTSELVGYYKAALVIVQFLWILPRSVQGVMVQSTSDLWEQNKVERITDLASRTTRYVLLLTLLLAIGMAALASTFVPLYLGSEMRPAVTPLLLLLPGTVAFAVARPLLAISHAKGDVKALIAATWASATLNFALNLNLIPAYGMVGAAVATTIGYGSLPLFNMLIARDLGYDPLEDVRIVRIVVTGAVAAVPIYFLPAAIENDLLALVVVPVVGFVVYALAAVLTGAVDVGEVLDFCSSLPGPLGEKASELADAADGGSPIKDQSPEVSDRVQQILALTGIVLVVSAVALLTGGAGL, from the coding sequence ATGAACCGTAACATCGTCACCGCGTTCCTGTCCACCGTCGGGAGTCGCCTCGTCGGGCTCATCGTGACGGCCGCAGTGACACCGCTGCTCATCCACTTCCTCGGCGTCACCATCTACGGGCGGTACGCGACCATCATGTCGGTGTTCGCCCTGCTCACCATCTTCATGAGCTCGGGGACGAACACGGGCGTGAAGAAGTACATCGCCGAGGAGCGCTCGATGAACTGCTGGAAGGACCACGTCTTCGGCTACTACTTCCGGCTCGCGACGCTGCTGGCGGTGCTCGCGGCCATCGGCTTCGCGGTCGCCGCCTACACCGGCGTCGTCGCCATGGTGTGGGGGGCGGAGTTCGAGCCGTACTTCTACCTGCTCGGGGCGATGGCGCTCGCGGTCCAGTACCGCGAGTACATCCGCCGGACACTGATGGGGCTCAAACTGGAGCACGTCTCCGAGCCCCTGAACGTCCTCTACCGCATCGTCTTCGGCGTCGTCGGCGTCAGCCTCGCCGCACTGGAGTTCGGGGTCCCCGGGCTCATCGTCGCCCAGATCGTCGCGAGCCTGGTCGCCGTCGGCGTCGGGCTGGCGGTCGTCCGCGGCCGGCTCTCGTTCGACGCCATCGTGACGACGACGCCCGACCGGTTCCCCAGCTCGGACCTGTTCAACTTCAACCACCTCACCATCGCGTACGTCTTCCTGCTCACCTCGCTGTACCACATCGACGTGCTGATGCTGGAGGCGTTCAAGACCAGCGAACTGGTCGGCTACTACAAGGCCGCCCTCGTCATCGTGCAGTTCCTCTGGATCCTCCCGCGGTCGGTCCAGGGCGTGATGGTCCAGTCCACCTCCGACCTCTGGGAGCAGAACAAGGTAGAGCGCATCACCGACCTCGCCTCGCGGACCACCCGGTACGTCCTGCTGTTGACGCTGCTGCTCGCCATCGGGATGGCCGCGCTGGCCTCGACGTTCGTCCCGCTGTACCTCGGCAGCGAGATGCGCCCGGCGGTCACGCCGCTGTTGCTCTTGCTGCCCGGGACGGTGGCGTTCGCGGTCGCCCGCCCGCTGCTGGCCATCAGCCACGCGAAGGGCGACGTGAAGGCACTCATCGCGGCGACGTGGGCCTCCGCGACCCTGAACTTCGCGCTGAACCTCAACCTCATCCCGGCGTACGGCATGGTCGGGGCGGCGGTCGCGACGACCATCGGCTACGGGTCGCTCCCGCTGTTCAACATGCTCATCGCGCGGGACCTCGGCTACGACCCGCTGGAGGACGTTCGCATCGTGCGCATCGTCGTCACCGGCGCGGTCGCGGCGGTCCCCATCTACTTCCTGCCGGCGGCCATCGAGAACGACCTGCTCGCGCTCGTCGTCGTACCCGTCGTCGGGTTCGTCGTCTACGCGCTGGCGGCGGTGCTGACCGGCGCGGTCGACGTGGGCGAGGTCCTCGACTTCTGCTCGTCGCTCCCGGGGCCGCTCGGCGAGAAGGCGAGCGAACTCGCCGACGCCGCCGACGGCGGCTCGCCGATCAAGGACCAATCACCGGAGGTCAGCGACCGGGTGCAACAGATACTCGCGCTCACGGGCATCGTGCTCGTGGTGTCGGCGGTCGCGTTGCTCACCGGCGGCGCTGGGCTCTGA
- a CDS encoding CapA family protein, which translates to MQTRDWREATDEPTPLGRLDLAADSSDATWSLFAAGDVKYRDREARDAPVAQPLSSRIRDADLSMVNLEAPVAGAGEPLGKSGPTLNVDRDVPDVLRAAGFDVATLANNHLMDYGAEGLRATTAACENVGLASCGAGESESAAMAPARFEVDGTSVAVFSFCEREFGIADGDEPGTAHLGSPGALERVAASNADVTIVAAHGGVEYVPFPPLHRQTRLREFVDAGADLVVGHHPHVPQGWEVYDDTPIFYSLGNFLFPMPERPKTQWSLAIEVAFDGDEPVAVDLVPTETVDETVDEAGDRVDPGNRLAYLHHVASLTADRDQLRAHWQEVAVAIFHQRYTRWLRTALAGDLVSQVRHPEQHFSPDTAWASDDQESQMLALLNLVRNRSHRSLMETALEVETGKREDHRTESVREHVRELVAETEDRPVYDRQSPARKTLSALIDRVTS; encoded by the coding sequence CGCCGCTGGGTCGACTCGACCTCGCGGCCGACTCGTCGGACGCGACCTGGTCGCTCTTCGCCGCCGGCGACGTGAAGTACCGCGACAGGGAGGCAAGAGACGCCCCCGTCGCACAGCCGCTCAGCTCTCGGATCCGCGACGCCGACCTCTCGATGGTCAACCTCGAGGCGCCGGTCGCCGGTGCCGGCGAGCCACTCGGGAAGTCCGGGCCGACGTTGAACGTGGACCGTGACGTCCCCGACGTCCTCCGGGCGGCCGGGTTCGACGTGGCGACGCTCGCGAACAACCACCTGATGGACTACGGGGCCGAGGGGCTCCGGGCCACGACGGCGGCCTGCGAGAACGTCGGGCTGGCGAGCTGTGGCGCCGGCGAGAGCGAGTCCGCCGCCATGGCGCCCGCCCGGTTCGAGGTCGACGGGACCTCGGTCGCCGTCTTCAGTTTCTGCGAGCGCGAGTTCGGCATCGCGGACGGCGACGAGCCCGGTACCGCCCACCTCGGGTCGCCGGGGGCGCTGGAGCGCGTCGCCGCCTCGAATGCCGACGTGACCATCGTCGCGGCCCACGGCGGCGTCGAGTACGTCCCCTTCCCACCACTCCACCGACAGACGCGACTGCGCGAGTTCGTCGACGCTGGCGCGGACCTCGTCGTCGGGCACCACCCGCACGTCCCGCAGGGCTGGGAGGTGTACGACGACACGCCCATCTTCTACAGCCTCGGCAACTTCCTGTTCCCGATGCCAGAGCGCCCGAAGACCCAGTGGAGCCTCGCCATCGAGGTCGCCTTCGACGGCGACGAGCCGGTGGCGGTCGACCTCGTCCCGACCGAGACGGTCGACGAGACGGTCGACGAGGCGGGCGACCGGGTCGACCCCGGGAACCGCCTCGCGTACCTGCACCACGTCGCCTCGCTGACCGCGGACCGGGACCAGCTCCGGGCCCACTGGCAGGAGGTCGCCGTGGCCATCTTCCACCAGCGCTACACGCGCTGGCTGCGGACCGCGCTCGCGGGCGACCTCGTCTCGCAGGTCCGCCACCCCGAACAGCACTTCAGCCCCGACACCGCCTGGGCGTCGGACGACCAGGAGTCACAGATGCTCGCGCTGTTGAACCTCGTCCGGAACCGCTCGCACCGGTCGCTGATGGAGACCGCACTCGAGGTCGAGACCGGCAAGCGCGAGGACCACCGCACCGAGTCGGTCCGCGAGCACGTCCGCGAACTCGTCGCCGAGACGGAGGACCGCCCGGTGTACGACCGGCAGTCCCCCGCGAGGAAGACGCTCTCTGCACTCATCGACCGCGTCACGAGTTGA